One region of Bacteroidota bacterium genomic DNA includes:
- a CDS encoding UDP-N-acetylmuramoyl-L-alanyl-D-glutamate--2,6-diaminopimelate ligase, which yields MKLLKDILYKAGLVEVVGSTDIDISSIAFDSRKVEKKSLFIAVKGTQSDGHKFIAQAISSGATAIVCEELPTSGSQLPTITYIKVSDSESALGIIASNFYDNPSEKLKLVGITGTNGKTTTATLLHNLFLSLGFNSGLISTVVYKIGKEEFPATHTTPDSIQLNKLMKQMVDAGCQYCFMEVSSHAVAQKRILGLKFIGGVFTNITHDHLDYHKTFEEYLKAKKKFFDGLDNEAFALVNKDDQNGLVMLQNTSAQKKTFALKSSADFKCKIMESQFAGMLLNIDGSEMWTKLIGNFNASNLLAVYATATLLCQEKLKVLTALSALSSVDGRFQQIKSHSGIVGIVDYAHTPDALLNVLKTIREIRTNEEAIITVVGCGGDRDALKRPVMARIACEESDKVILTSDNPRSEDPDEIIRQMQKGVERVHQKKVLSITDRREAIKTACSLASAGDIILVAGKGHEKYQEIKGVKHEFDDVKVLQENLEMMNS from the coding sequence ATGAAATTGTTAAAAGACATATTGTATAAAGCAGGGCTTGTTGAAGTCGTTGGTTCGACTGATATTGATATTTCTTCAATTGCTTTCGATTCCAGAAAAGTTGAGAAGAAATCACTTTTCATAGCAGTAAAGGGCACACAAAGTGATGGCCACAAATTTATTGCGCAGGCCATTTCTTCAGGAGCAACGGCAATTGTTTGCGAAGAACTCCCAACTTCTGGCTCCCAACTCCCGACTATTACATATATAAAGGTAAGCGACAGTGAATCCGCATTAGGAATTATCGCTTCAAACTTTTATGATAATCCTTCTGAAAAATTAAAACTTGTTGGAATTACCGGTACGAACGGAAAAACTACTACCGCAACACTTCTTCACAATCTTTTTCTATCACTCGGATTTAATTCTGGTTTGATTTCGACAGTGGTTTACAAAATCGGCAAGGAAGAATTTCCTGCTACACACACTACACCTGATTCCATTCAACTGAACAAACTTATGAAGCAGATGGTGGATGCAGGCTGCCAGTACTGTTTCATGGAAGTGAGTTCGCACGCGGTGGCGCAGAAAAGAATTTTAGGATTAAAATTCATAGGAGGAGTTTTCACAAACATAACGCATGACCACCTCGACTATCATAAAACATTTGAAGAATATCTCAAAGCAAAGAAAAAATTCTTTGATGGATTGGATAATGAAGCATTCGCTCTCGTGAACAAAGATGACCAGAATGGTTTGGTCATGCTTCAGAATACAAGCGCGCAGAAAAAAACTTTCGCGCTGAAATCTTCCGCTGATTTCAAATGCAAAATAATGGAAAGCCAGTTTGCGGGAATGCTTTTAAACATTGACGGTTCTGAAATGTGGACCAAACTCATCGGAAACTTCAATGCGTCAAATCTTCTCGCAGTTTATGCAACAGCAACACTTCTTTGCCAGGAAAAATTAAAAGTACTTACTGCTCTCAGCGCGCTGAGTTCTGTTGACGGAAGATTCCAGCAGATAAAATCTCATAGCGGAATTGTCGGCATTGTGGATTACGCGCATACACCTGACGCACTCCTAAATGTTTTGAAAACCATTCGCGAAATCCGCACGAACGAAGAAGCAATCATTACTGTAGTTGGTTGCGGTGGCGATCGTGACGCGCTCAAGCGCCCGGTGATGGCGCGCATCGCTTGCGAAGAAAGCGATAAAGTGATTCTCACTTCCGATAATCCAAGAAGTGAAGATCCTGATGAAATCATCCGACAAATGCAGAAAGGAGTAGAGCGTGTTCACCAGAAAAAAGTTTTGTCAATAACCGATAGAAGAGAAGCAATAAAAACCGCGTGTTCACTCGCGAGCGCAGGAGATATAATTCTTGTCGCAGGAAAAGGACACGAAAAATATCAAGAGATAAAAGGAGTGAAGCATGAGTTTGATGATGTGAAAGTGTTGCAGGAAAATTTAGAAATGATGAACAGTTAA